In Neodiprion virginianus isolate iyNeoVirg1 chromosome 6, iyNeoVirg1.1, whole genome shotgun sequence, the genomic window AAAAGAAACCTTGTTCTTAAATCATGCAATTCAATTATAGAATCAGTGAAGAGCTGAAATTTCCCAACAATGAATGAGAAACGgcaaattgtaaatattgtcaaaaaaaaaaaaaataaagaaacaatgtcaataataaaaattatacactgTATTCGTAACAATTTATCGACTCAGAAGAAtaatagtttaaaaaatttgaatgccACAAAGTTATAAGTATCTATAAAATAGGTTTATTGTATCCTGAATATAAAAGCAGGATCGATGCAAATTAAACTGTACAAACTGACTAAGAATGTTAACGGagttgattgaattttttatttgcatttttattaacagtctttgtaataaaatcaatatttaatGCTTCGCCAAAAAACGGCTACGAAAAGCAAATGGTAAGTTAGTAATCTGTTTAGAGAGTAGTTTGAAATGTTCTTATCATGATCATGAAGAAGTAACTCACATGAAACTTGTATAAATGCACAATGTTAAGATTTCCTGACTTatcatttattataaataaaatgcttttttttacacaacgATGCATTTTGCACATTCAGTATGCTCTGcaaataagaaatattgtaacTAGCATATAGATTACGAAATACAGACTTCATGATAATTATTGTAGATATCATTTTTTGCTTATCTCAACAATCATTCTAAACTAAAGTGACTTGACGTCAAGTCCTAAAGTTAAAAATTGCTGTGTTTATATAGTTGTACAGAGTAATTCGCAGAGTAGGCCAAGTAAAAATGACAGGGAAAAAGTAGCAGAAACGTGCAGATTACCAAAGTTCCTTTGtgttatgaaatatttataaaacgaCTGCAACAAACCGTTTCTAAATGCGGCTCTATCCCAAAAGCCAAGTGTTATTCAGAATCTAACTACAGAAGGTTTAAAGACCGTGactacgaaattttttattcaaactatATTTCGTACACCATACCCGTAAATGCAGCTTAAGGGGCATCTGACCTTTAAAATTTAACATCttatataaaagaaaaaaaagtctacTACATAATGCCGATTACTCTGCAAAACTATATCATGATTACATATACCTATTTTTATATATTGGCTCGATCAATACAGCCTAACCTACTCATACGAATTAGTTCTAAATGATATCGTGATTCCAGAATTTTCTAGGTAAAAGTGATTCAActttataatgattttatctaaaattaaatgaaatgaGTCATAAGAAATTTTATATACCTGACTGTCGTAGGTtgattattttcgtttcatatTCAGACAGAACAGCTAAAATACCATTATctcattaaatttttctctgttactcccttttttgtttcgatacttcgactaaaaaaaaaaaaaaaaaaatctttacaaATTGAAGAATGTgaccattttatttttatattacaatTGGCcttcttatacatatacaaatatCTTGATAATGGTAGTAACTAAACTGTCAGAAAACAATGACAGTCCTGTGGCTATCAAGTGATCAAGTGATTATGATTTtaactaattttttaaatatgacATAATTATGTTGCATCAAGTTTGAGTTTAATGtaataatttgttatttttgtcagTGCTCATCTGCTATTTAGTCGTTTGTCCTGGCGCGACAGACGCTTTTGCTTTTTGAGACGTCTCCGCATTTTCACTATTCTGTACTTGATCGACCTCCatctgaaaattgaataataaacatATCATCAACATTCACATGCCAAGTACGAGGTACAGATATAAGAATacagagaaatatttttatcacaaaccttttcatctttttcatcATCGATTAAGATGGGTCCGTTTTCAGCCTCATATTCTTTTAGGACTGCGTCCAAATTATATCTTCGTCGATAATTAACAAAGAATGATCTTAGGTGGGCTTCTGTCTTAGTGCCAATCACGTCGGCGATAGCAGAAAAGTCTTTTCCATATTTCCTAACTCCTTGAACAGCTAGTAATAATTCGTCATTTGTCCATCGTGCATTAATACGACTGGAAACTTCTGGTGGTCGTAAATCGTCAATGCCGTCGGTTGTCTTCCGTTTTAAACCACTTACTTGCTGTTTGTTCGATTGTATCTATCAGAAAAACAGAGAATCagttgcaaatattttattattcaaatgttaAACACTGAAGATCAGAATTTAATAGTGAGTACGTTTGTGCATATGTACAATATCAAAGGTTAAATACGAGTAGGCTTGAAGGCTTTTTTTAGGAATGCGTTTGCCTAATCAGATAAACACGAAGTATGTACTGTAATTCATAGTTCACCAATATATTTTGAATAGCAATATAGATATCTGTATGACGGAGGACTACTTGGTGTTTACAGGCACtgaaaatatagaataaaATCACTAAAGCATTCGAAATAACCAATTGACAGTCTATTCTGTGCAGTACAATAAATGTATAAGTAAGTAGTTATTAACGAAATAGCATGTTAATGGACTATTTACATCACAAACAGGTTTACTACAGatttaaaagtttttataaTATCTGTGTCAAACTTTGCAATTAATGTAGTATAAGTACATCAGTTGGTATGCAAGAACATAAAAATACTTGtctatgaaaaatattcgttatGAAAACATGCAACGAGCAATAGTTATGATTGGTTTGTTACTATCTTGGAGAAAATCACAtatcattcaaaatttcaatgcaATATGCATATGGGTAAatgatataggtataatgcTCAGGGggtataagaaaataaaaggttAAAAGTAACTATAGAATTGTAGTCAATTTAAAAGCTTATAAAAATGTATCCACACGATGGGGCTTTGGTTTTGTTGTCTTGCTATGTTATTcctcttttttaaattttattcataacgTACTTGGCGTTTCAGGCTAACAATTTCGGTGTCAATGGCTTGCAGACTGTTGTTTGCCTGGTTTGGTTGGCCAGCTAATGCTGCTAGATCGTCATGATTGACGACCAATCCTCGTGGTGGTTTTCTTTTGTTCGAACGACCTGGCACAGAGCTCAGGGGCCTGGCAACTCCAGTACGCCTAGACGATGGAGAAATGTAACTATTGTATCCCGAGTAAGATTCCATTCAGCTTTATGACCATagaatcatattttttcccctatTGCCTCTCCATCacttttgaattgaaatatttataaagttTCTATCCGTTTTCTGCCTTGAGTTGCTCAGCGTGAGGTTACAGGGCACAGAATGGGTAGTAAAGTTCAGAATGACATGATACTTGGAAAATGGATGTGAGAAATGGAATGAAGCTTCAAAAATGAGTGATACTGCTAAtgtcgtttcaattttcatttggaTTGTATGGCTTCGACGTAGATTACAATGTATATTCAGCTAACTACGATGAATAACGGTGCTATCCAGATTGATTTTGATTTGATATttacaagaataaaaataaaaataaactattCGCGATACATAGCGAAATGACGtttcattcatattttttaaaattatttgacgTTTTAGTTCACTGACCTCCAGTGCAGATAGCAGCTATGACACGCATGTCCCTTGGGCGTTGTACGAACGCTATGACAAGCGACACCGCAGTTGCTACACGCCCCCTACAAAATACAATAACCcttttaaaacaaatttggAACAGATTCCCAtcataaaatttcgaaaattgcatTCGATAATCAAACTGTACAAACAAATGTTTgtgagagaaaatttgaacCGATACGAAAATTTCAGATTATAAATGCAAGTTTTTATTGGCATAATAATGCTTACGTTACAAGGAAATATCACTGCATCGCAGTATTAGGCAATATCAAACAGTGTCAGATATTTAAAATAGAATCACTAAATTACACTCATATCTCTTTCCATCTAACATACTGAGACTGTGGAGAGAATGAAGATTCAATGATTGTAAttgtgttaatttttaaagccgtatatttggaaaattacTGGTTTGTCTCTTATGAAATAATATGAGATTTTCTAACAATTATCAGCATACCTAGTAATGAATGAAAGCGATATTTTATCTCAACATAGTCATTAATTAATACAAAATTCTGTGCTTTTAGAATTTGACGCCCTTCAGCTAGAGATaatcatgtatgtacatatttccTATATATATGGAGATGATCAATTACGAGGTTTCAATCTTTTTCACTCAAATGACTGCTGTAATTTAATTACTATAGATGAAgatatttgaaacaaaaacaaatttatttttgtattaccAAAGTCTTGTGAACCTTTTAACGGCAGGAGTGGTTGATATATGAACCAACCAGGGGAAAcataatatttgatgtttttaGGGGAAATTTTATGCAGTGAATATAGGATAAATAGTGTGAAAATCAAATCACGTAAGAAAATACACTGAAAACTTCACGCCAAATTTTTTGCATTGGACTTTACCTTATAGGGGCAGCTGATCGATATATTGACCAGCAGTACGATTAGGGACTGtacattgaaaattcattgaatttaGTTCTAAAATTCACGTCTAATTTTACCTTACATTTCCCCACTGTTAAAAGGTTAATGACTATACTTAGTAAAACGTTGTCTGTTGAATATTTcatgaaatgaattttgtaacagatgcaacttttttttattgcgtTTAGAGAGTTGAATATTTTGTGGAAACTACAGGGTTTTGGCAGAAgaacgtataaatttttttagagtCATCCTACGAGtccagaaaaaataaaaagctcGTGGCCTTTTACATGACTAGTCATCTGTCTGATAtaagaattcatttttttgtagGTATGCTCGTAATTGTGGCAAAATCTGATATATTCATTTGCTGGGAATATGATCTGTCTGTtccaagtttgaaaataataaaattcaagcCTGTGATTTGAAGCAAGCTAAAAAGGGTTCTCGTTTACTCGCGATCTTTAGACGGGGTTCATACTTGACGAAGTGCAAACTGTAGGATCAATATGTAAAATTGGATAGGTGTAAAGTTTTTGGCAGTACTACTGTGGAATATACGAAGCGAACTAGCCTACTCAAGTGGGGTAAGGCTAGGTTGGGTACCTGAACCTGAGGCATGTTTTCCGAGTCGGACGAGGCCTTGGCATCACCGCCTTGGCTCCCCTGCACAGCTTGGTTTTTTCCACGACGTATTCCGCGGTGGATCGTCCACTTCTAGAACGTTCCACATTCGTTCACACTATAGCCTAGCTTTAACGTAATCCTTATGCAACGAAAAGATGGCCTAAATTCTCATTTTTAAAGGAAGTACGACAAACGTAAAATACAACATGTCTTGTATCAAGTTTAAAATGACATTTCACAATAAATCATATGGGATACGCGAAGTGAGGATTGGATTTATGgcaaaaaatgtatcaaataACACCAGTGTCAAATTTTATGTCTCGttaatatgaattttttcaagtccaCACATACTATTATTTCTGATGTCACGGTATCTCTATAATGGCAATTTTTTCTAGCCAATTTCAAGACCGAAACAATAATGAACTAGattgattttcattgattGAACAGAATTTATCAACAGATGATTGATAGTTCCATGCAAAAACCAATAACTACATTGCATTCCATGTACTGAAGATGACTTTtgctcaattttcaaaatagtaATACACAATGACCTATTATTCAAGTTGATACCATCTTTTCGCAATTGTTACTTTCTAAATTGGATAATTATATTTAGTTTGTTCAGTTTCCTCTTCTACCTCATTCATTTCtctatattatatttttaaaatgttaTCGTGTGGTggatacatttttattatcattaaaatATAAGTTAGTATAGTGATCCAGTAACCATTTTCGAACTCATTTAAAATGCAatagagatgaaaaaaaaatgtatgataGAAGAGATAAGGTTGCGGAAAAAGTCAAGATACATATATAGCGCATCGAAATTTGACCATAGATAAAACCATAGTTATGTATAAACTTATCACATGAGACTATAGCCCACTGTATGTATATGCGTGAAAACATTATTACAGTAAATTACTccaaaaaaatcagaatgttTTGTAGGATTAGATAGTAGTTTGGAGTTCTCAAgtaaatcaaataaaaaacaccACTTCATATCAATAAACCTGATCCGTTCCATCAATAGAACAATAATATGAACCCTGCAGCAAATGAAATGCCAACAGGTCGTGATGTATATGGATGTTTACATCTTCGCTATTGCAATCATTTGACTATATCAATAGGCAATAAATTTCTCTTGAAGGAAGCTCCCAATATTAAAATTCACACAAAAAGTTACAAACATGCGTTAATAGATCAAGCAAGCTATTGCAAAGTAAGATTGCTCTTAGTTCCGAAATGCTGCATCAATATTTAGATTCAAAATTGAGATATTTTCAATGAGAGTGACGATAATTGGCCAAAAGGTCATTTTCTTTAAGTAACATTCCATAGACCTGTGTTCAGTTAAATGCAGAGTTTTGTACGATATTTCAGATATTCATTGTAAGTCGAACgcatatggaaaaaaaaatgatcaaacacTATTTctaataatgaattttttttttttaaaacaaaggGGTAcaaacaataacacgtaatatgagatttaaaaaatttcaatattgcCTAGGCAGTATCATTCAATGGATACTGATAACAAAATAACGAATTAGAATCGAACACTTGTCACACATGCATTAGATACTTGGATCAATGGTATAATTAAAAGGGAGGCAACTTACTTTATCCTCTGACTCACTATCGGTATTGGAACCCAGTTCACTTCCATTTTCGCTGCCGTTTTCGCCTTCTTTGCCTCCACTATTTAATTTTCGCGCTTGTCTATCCATCAACGACGTTCTAGTTCTCGTTTTCTTCCAACTGTAGTAATACTTCACGAGGCTTGCGATTGATTTGTCTGGAAGCTAATAAGACCAAGTTGTAAACAGATATATGAGGCATTGCACTGAGTATAAATCattgattaataattaacAAGTGAAACAGCAGAAAGTCAATTATTAAAACCGCTTCATCTGATGTATTCTTTAAATTCACATTGCCTTGGTTCAAAACAGAGCTAAAatcgatatttattgaaaCTTGTTTGAACAATATAATGTGAATGCGTCACTAGCACAAATTTTACTAGAAGCAAAATTGAATATCTATTATTGTAACTCAATTACAATGTGTACATACCATTTGACGAATAcgatgaaaactttttccatgAAATTGAAAGGCTTGTTCAAACAAAACTTTATCTTCGACGGTCCATTCGTCAGGGAATGGTGTGAAATTTGCCAAGTCCAAAACAGCTCGCTCCAAATTGTGTTTATGCCAAAAAAGCATTCCTAAAGCTTGTTCTCCATTGTacccatatttttcttttgctaaTATAATGTATTCATCCactgtgaataaaatatcaattcatGAATTCATGTTGAcaattactattttttaaaatgtGACAAATACCTTCGCAATTTACTGTATCAGAGCTAACATTCActcatttttaatgaataattatattaaataagtATACAAGAAAAGGTTTTTGAAATCTGGTCTGTTAACTGAAAGCAATGCCTTTTTttagaaacaaagaaataaaattcttctaGCTTGAACCATTGTattatgttataaaaaattctctaaGGATTTTCAGTCCATAATATTGCAAGTTCCTGTTGATCCATAAGCTTTCACATCACCCTGTTGAAGGATCATATAGTTTTAGGTTTTTAATAAACATTCCCTGTGTTGCCagtattagaaaattttttcctggCTTTCGAGCTTACTAATAAACTTTAAGAGGACACTATAGATATATACTGAATTAATGGCActtatttttactattatcAAAGCCTACCCATCACTTCTACATGAAAGGCCGATTACGCATACccaaaaaagttttatatCACGTAGCAAGCACGGGGAAGGTCGTACAGAGGTCTCCGTGGGCTTAAATTAATCGTCATCGAAAATGTAGGTGAgcatatttcgatttttttcgattttgcgCGACTTACCCCTATTTTGGGGGTGAAGTATGTTTTAGTGTATGTATGTTAAGGAGACCTCTGTACGACCTTCTCCGTTCTTGCTACACACTACGCAAAAAGGGGCGAAAAAAGGGGGGTTTTTGCGGTTACTCTTTAATTCTGTGATTGAATTACCActtattgtaaaaatacattttctgaCCTTATTTTagcatgaaataaaaatatttttgcatatttttgtTCGGCATTGAATGTAGAATTACACCGACTGTGACATCTTCAAATCAATGATGCGTAAGGTTCATTGATGgtcaaaaacaaagaaattttacTCTCTTAATAAAAGGGTGGCTTagcaaaaaacaatttttgctAAAATAAAAGCCCCTGACTTTTCCTgtcaaaaaatacagaattCCCTGACCATTTTCCACAAAACTTAGGTAATGTTGGGCAGCTTTTAAGACCAAAAGAAGCATGGTTCAAATTTGAAaggaattaataaaaaaaaaatacgtttttcgAGGTGGACTATCATAATTCCCTGAATTTTCCCAATAAACTAAATTCCCTGactatttccatttttctcagttttcCTGGTCTGTCACCACGCTGAGTAAAGAATGACAATAGCATCCTCTTAACTTGATAAAGTGCTATTATTCATTGAGAATTCATTGGTTGTATAAGTATTGCAACAGCTCATTTCGATGGTAAAAGTTCGTCAGAATCTCATAACCAATTATTAGAGGATGATTTACATTTTTGATCAGGTATATCAGTTGTTGGAGACCAAACAAGTAGTGCTCTATCCGGGCATTGGTCCAAACGTCGTTCTGAAAATAAAAGGCCTTTATTAGTTCAAACAATAGAAGTATATCTCAATTTGTTTAGTAAAAATACTAATAAAAACTGGGCGCCATCTGCTATAGTTTACTTAATATCTACATTATTATGACATTATTTCAACACTCCTCCCAAGTGTCTATTAAAATTCTATATATGTTTCGAGAATGAGAGATATAAGATGACTGAAAACCTGTGGGATGTTGATTTTGCTAAACTGAATATGCGTAAATTGATGTAAGTATGAGGAAATAAGGAGCTACTTACCATTGAGAGGAATAAATTCTGGAACAATAACTTGATAGTCACGTCCGACGCGTATTTTCTCTGCtggaacttgaaaaattgaataaaaattattcacgcgctcaacatttttcacactGGAAAAGTAAACTGTAGTGTATATTAGTCGGAACACCACTTTTTGTCCACTAACAGAAGGGAATTAAAATAATcca contains:
- the LOC124307351 gene encoding REST corepressor 3 isoform X2, which translates into the protein MVLAERNTDNVRNGRRSRGPSPNGQTESSSEEDGAEKIRVGRDYQVIVPEFIPLNERRLDQCPDRALLVWSPTTDIPDQKLDEYIILAKEKYGYNGEQALGMLFWHKHNLERAVLDLANFTPFPDEWTVEDKVLFEQAFQFHGKSFHRIRQMLPDKSIASLVKYYYSWKKTRTRTSLMDRQARKLNSGGKEGENGSENGSELGSNTDSESEDKKWTIHRGIRRGKNQAVQGSQGGDAKASSDSENMPQVQGACSNCGVACHSVRTTPKGHACHSCYLHWRRTGVARPLSSVPGRSNKRKPPRGLVVNHDDLAALAGQPNQANNSLQAIDTEIVSLKRQIQSNKQQVSGLKRKTTDGIDDLRPPEVSSRINARWTNDELLLAVQGVRKYGKDFSAIADVIGTKTEAHLRSFFVNYRRRYNLDAVLKEYEAENGPILIDDEKDEKMEVDQVQNSENAETSQKAKASVAPGQTTK
- the LOC124307351 gene encoding REST corepressor 3 isoform X1, yielding MVLAERNTDNVRNGRRSRGPSPNGQTESSSEEDGVPAEKIRVGRDYQVIVPEFIPLNERRLDQCPDRALLVWSPTTDIPDQKLDEYIILAKEKYGYNGEQALGMLFWHKHNLERAVLDLANFTPFPDEWTVEDKVLFEQAFQFHGKSFHRIRQMLPDKSIASLVKYYYSWKKTRTRTSLMDRQARKLNSGGKEGENGSENGSELGSNTDSESEDKKWTIHRGIRRGKNQAVQGSQGGDAKASSDSENMPQVQGACSNCGVACHSVRTTPKGHACHSCYLHWRRTGVARPLSSVPGRSNKRKPPRGLVVNHDDLAALAGQPNQANNSLQAIDTEIVSLKRQIQSNKQQVSGLKRKTTDGIDDLRPPEVSSRINARWTNDELLLAVQGVRKYGKDFSAIADVIGTKTEAHLRSFFVNYRRRYNLDAVLKEYEAENGPILIDDEKDEKMEVDQVQNSENAETSQKAKASVAPGQTTK
- the LOC124307351 gene encoding REST corepressor isoform X3: MVLAERNTDNVRNGRRSRGPSPNGQTESSSEEDGVPAEKIRVGRDYQVIVPEFIPLNERRLDQCPDRALLVWSPTTDIPDQKLDEYIILAKEKYGYNGEQALGMLFWHKHNLERAVLDLANFTPFPDEWTVEDKVLFEQAFQFHGKSFHRIRQMLPDKSIASLVKYYYSWKKTRTRTSLMDRQARKLNSGGKEGENGSENGSELGSNTDSESEDKKWTIHRGIRRGKNQAVQGSQGGDAKASSDSENMPQVQIQSNKQQVSGLKRKTTDGIDDLRPPEVSSRINARWTNDELLLAVQGVRKYGKDFSAIADVIGTKTEAHLRSFFVNYRRRYNLDAVLKEYEAENGPILIDDEKDEKMEVDQVQNSENAETSQKAKASVAPGQTTK